AGTGCAGACTTTAACCTAAACACACCCGAAATTGCTAACATCAATCCATTGGATATGACTCTTAAAGGCGCACTTTCTCTTAAAGGAAATGCTGCTTTTGCAAATGAAATTCCAAGCCTTAGCTTGCAAAACAAAGATTTTGGCGATTTAGACATTAAACTTGCCAATGAAAAACTTGTGTTAAAAGGCACAAATTTAGATGTGAAAAAAATCGCTAACTTTACAGGCAATGGCAAATTAGTCAAAGGGGGAATCCTAAATGCGAATGCAGACTTAGTAATTAAAGGCAAAGATTCTCAAACGATTCTAAAAAATCTTAATGGAATTGCGGAACTAAACAGCAAAGATTTAGAAATTTATAGTGTAGATATTGATGCACTTGTGAGTAATTTTGAAAAAAGTAGCAGTATTAGCCTCTTAGATGTTGGCGCATTTGTGCTTGCAGGTCCTTTGGGAATCGCCGCAACAAAAGGCACAAATGTCGGCATGCTAGGACTAAATGCGGTAATAGAAGCCAAAAGCGTCATCAAAGAATTAGAAGCAAAATTTGATATAAAAAACGGAATCGCAACCGCGCAAGATGTTGCTTTTGCCACAAAAAAAACACGATTAGCAGCAGTTGGCGCAATCAATCTTAATAACAATGCTTTTGAAAACTTTACCATCGGATTGCTAGATAATAAAGATTGTGCAAAATATTCTCAAAAAATCAAAGGCACATTGGATAATCCCAAAATTGAAATCACTCAAACCACCATTTCTACTGCAGTCAATCTCGCAACTTCACTTTTTGGACAAATCAAAAAAGGTGCGCAGAATGTTGCAAAACCTGTGATAGGAGAAAGCACAGAGCAATGTGTGCCATTCTATCACGGAAGCGTCCAACACCCAAAACAATGAGAGATTCTGCGCTTTATCGTTTAATTTTTGTGCAACCGCATAATGGGGAGACAAAACTCTTTTTATGCGGAATCACATTGCTAACCTTTTACGCTTTAGCCATCATCACTTGTTTTTTACTGCAAAATGGTATAGGGGATAAACTTCTAAGTATAGGTTTAAGCTCTCTTGTGTTTGGGCGGGCTGCTGGAATTTCATTGGCTTTAGCATTAGAATTTAATACTTTTTGGGCTACAATTTTAAATATCTATATTGAAAACACAATGGTGATAATTCTTTATCCGCTTTTTGTATGGAGTATTCAAGGGATTAGCACTTTTAAAAGAACTGAACAATTTTTTGCTTCAATCTATCAGGTTGCGCAAAAATATGAAAAACCGATTCAAAAATATGGAATCGTGGGTTTGTTTGCATTTGTATGGTTACCCTTTTGGATGACAGGTCCTATTGTAGGTGCAGCAATCGGATATTTTATGCACCTAAAAGTCTGGCTGAATCTCCTTGTCGTTCTTAGTGGCACAAACATTGCGATTCTATGTTGGGTATATTTGCTAGAAAGCTTAGATTCTCAACTCAAATATTTTGGACAAAATACGATGTGGGTTTTATTGAGTGTATTTGTAAGCCTTGCTATTTTTGGCACATTCTTTGCAAAACTTAAAAGCAAAAAAGGAGAAAAATGAGACTAATTTCTTGGAATGTTAATGGTTTGCGAGCCTGTATGAATAAAGGCTTTATGGATTTTTTCAATACAATTAATGCAGATGTTTTTTGTATTCAAGAATCCAAAATGCAAAAAAGTCAAGCGGATTTTAGCTTTCCAAACTATCAAGATTATTGGAATAGTGCAGAGAAAAAGGGGTATTCTGGTGTTGTGATTTTAAGCAAGACACAACCCCTTAGCATAGATTACGATATGGGCATAGAA
The genomic region above belongs to Helicobacter ganmani and contains:
- a CDS encoding small multi-drug export protein translates to MCAILSRKRPTPKTMRDSALYRLIFVQPHNGETKLFLCGITLLTFYALAIITCFLLQNGIGDKLLSIGLSSLVFGRAAGISLALALEFNTFWATILNIYIENTMVIILYPLFVWSIQGISTFKRTEQFFASIYQVAQKYEKPIQKYGIVGLFAFVWLPFWMTGPIVGAAIGYFMHLKVWLNLLVVLSGTNIAILCWVYLLESLDSQLKYFGQNTMWVLLSVFVSLAIFGTFFAKLKSKKGEK